In a genomic window of Natranaerovirga pectinivora:
- the ilvD gene encoding dihydroxy-acid dehydratase, translating into MSDKDLRIRSIVISEGENRSPNRAMLRAVGFTDEDFKKPMIGIASTWSQVTPCNMHIDKLAVAAKDGARDGGGAPLIFNTITVSDGIAMGHEGMRFSLPSREVIADSIETVMGAERFDGIVAIGGCDKNMPGCMIAIGRMNLPAVFVYGGTIQPGKLDDKDIDIVSAFEAVGQFNKGQIDGERLHDIECKACPGPGSCGGMYTANTMAAAIEAMGMSIPGNSSNPAIAKIKLAECEAAGKAVVNLLRKEIYPRDIMTKRAFENAITLTMALGGSTNSFLHLIAIAHSVGVDLTLDDFERIRGKVPHIADLKPSGKYVMQDLSNVGGVPGVMKLLLKHGLLHGDCMTITGKTLAENLLDFPPLSEDQKIITPLTNPLKPTGPLYVLKGNLAPEGSVCKMSGLQIKKMTGPARVFNSEEEATEALLQDKINAGDVIVIRYVGPKGGPGMPEMLSISAIVIGKDLGGKVSLITDGRFSGGTHGFVVGHISPEAQVGGPIALLEEGDLITIDSETQELSVNVSEEELEARRKKWTAPPLRYTRGVLGKYAKQVTSASRGAVTDDF; encoded by the coding sequence ATGAGTGATAAGGATTTGAGGATTCGTAGTATTGTTATTAGTGAAGGTGAGAATCGGTCGCCTAATCGAGCTATGCTTCGTGCTGTTGGGTTTACGGATGAGGATTTTAAGAAGCCTATGATTGGGATTGCTAGTACTTGGAGTCAGGTGACCCCTTGTAATATGCATATTGATAAGTTGGCTGTTGCAGCAAAGGATGGGGCTCGTGATGGTGGGGGTGCGCCTCTTATTTTTAATACCATTACAGTTTCTGATGGAATTGCTATGGGGCACGAGGGTATGCGTTTTTCTCTTCCTAGTCGTGAGGTGATTGCTGATTCTATTGAGACAGTTATGGGTGCTGAACGCTTTGATGGTATCGTTGCCATTGGTGGGTGTGATAAGAATATGCCTGGGTGTATGATTGCCATTGGGCGGATGAATTTGCCTGCTGTTTTTGTTTATGGTGGAACCATTCAGCCGGGTAAACTTGATGATAAGGATATTGATATTGTTTCTGCTTTTGAGGCCGTTGGTCAATTTAATAAAGGTCAGATCGATGGGGAAAGGTTACATGATATAGAGTGTAAAGCTTGTCCTGGTCCAGGGTCTTGTGGTGGTATGTATACGGCTAATACAATGGCTGCTGCAATCGAGGCTATGGGAATGTCCATACCAGGGAATTCCTCTAATCCTGCTATTGCTAAGATTAAATTAGCAGAATGTGAAGCAGCTGGTAAGGCTGTTGTGAATCTTTTGAGAAAAGAAATTTATCCTAGAGATATTATGACTAAAAGGGCTTTTGAGAATGCCATTACCCTAACTATGGCTCTTGGTGGTTCTACAAATTCATTTTTACATTTAATCGCTATTGCTCATTCTGTGGGGGTTGATTTAACTTTAGATGATTTTGAAAGGATCAGAGGAAAAGTACCACATATAGCTGATTTGAAACCTAGTGGTAAATATGTTATGCAAGATCTTAGTAATGTGGGTGGTGTGCCTGGTGTTATGAAATTACTTCTAAAACACGGCTTACTACATGGGGACTGTATGACCATTACTGGCAAAACACTTGCCGAGAATCTTTTAGATTTTCCTCCTCTTTCAGAGGATCAAAAGATTATTACACCCCTTACCAATCCATTAAAACCAACAGGCCCTTTATATGTTCTTAAAGGGAATTTGGCCCCTGAAGGTTCTGTTTGTAAGATGTCAGGCCTTCAGATTAAAAAAATGACCGGCCCTGCAAGAGTGTTTAATTCTGAAGAAGAAGCGACGGAAGCCCTTTTACAAGATAAGATAAACGCCGGAGATGTTATAGTTATTCGTTATGTTGGTCCAAAGGGTGGCCCTGGTATGCCTGAGATGCTTTCTATTAGTGCCATTGTTATTGGAAAAGATTTAGGCGGAAAAGTTTCTCTTATTACCGACGGTCGTTTTTCTGGAGGTACTCATGGTTTTGTTGTAGGTCATATTTCTCCTGAGGCTCAAGTTGGTGGACCCATTGCTTTATTAGAAGAAGGGGATCTTATTACCATTGATAGCGAAACCCAAGAACTGTCCGTTAATGTATCTGAAGAAGAACTAGAAGCTAGAAGAAAAAAATGGACTGCACCACCTCTTCGTTATACAAGAGGTGTTCTTGGTAAATATGCAAAACAAGTAACCTCTGCATCAAGAGGTGCTGTTACAGACGACTTTTAA
- a CDS encoding D-isomer specific 2-hydroxyacid dehydrogenase family protein, whose protein sequence is MKIVVYSYRPDEEENFNRFSKKYGSELILCKEPPSLDNAHLAKGCECISIVTTKVDEALLNKFKEIGVKFISTRTIGYDHIDIISAEKLGIEVGNITYSPSSVSEYTIMLILMSIRKVNNIIERSNIQDFTIKGLKGRELHNLRVGVIGAGRIGEQVIRNLSGFGCEILVYDHNENGDIKKYAEYVSLDTLYKESDIITLHIPANEDNHHMINKRSISSMKDGVIIINTSRGTLVKTSDLIDGIEGKKVGGAALDVIENEAPIFFKDKKCEVINHREYALLKSYPNVILTPHTAFYTDQAVSDMVENSIKSCVEYMKKI, encoded by the coding sequence ATGAAAATTGTTGTATACAGCTATAGACCTGACGAAGAAGAAAACTTTAATAGATTTAGTAAAAAGTATGGCTCTGAATTGATTCTTTGTAAAGAGCCACCAAGTTTAGACAATGCCCACTTGGCCAAGGGATGCGAATGTATTAGTATCGTTACAACGAAAGTTGACGAAGCCCTATTAAATAAATTCAAAGAAATAGGTGTTAAGTTTATATCCACTAGAACCATTGGGTATGACCATATTGACATTATAAGTGCAGAGAAATTAGGCATTGAAGTAGGCAATATCACTTATTCTCCTAGCAGTGTCTCAGAGTATACCATTATGTTAATTCTTATGTCTATTCGTAAAGTCAACAATATTATTGAAAGAAGTAACATTCAAGACTTTACCATAAAAGGACTAAAAGGAAGGGAGTTGCATAACTTAAGGGTTGGTGTTATTGGAGCAGGAAGAATAGGTGAGCAAGTCATAAGGAATTTAAGTGGATTTGGTTGTGAAATCTTAGTTTATGACCATAATGAAAATGGAGATATTAAAAAATATGCTGAATATGTATCTCTGGATACACTGTATAAGGAAAGTGACATTATAACTCTTCATATCCCTGCTAATGAGGATAACCATCATATGATTAATAAAAGGTCTATATCAAGTATGAAAGATGGTGTTATCATCATTAACACTTCAAGAGGGACATTAGTCAAAACCAGTGATTTGATAGATGGTATTGAAGGAAAGAAAGTGGGAGGGGCAGCATTAGATGTCATCGAAAATGAGGCGCCTATTTTCTTTAAAGACAAAAAGTGTGAGGTTATAAATCATAGAGAATATGCTTTGTTAAAATCCTATCCTAATGTTATACTCACACCCCATACAGCATTTTATACAGACCAAGCAGTTAGTGATATGGTTGAGAACTCTATTAAGAGTTGTGTTGAATATATGAAGAAAATATAA
- the ilvB gene encoding biosynthetic-type acetolactate synthase large subunit, with amino-acid sequence MKMIGAEITIKLLENCGVNTIIGMPGGANLPLYNALYKSNINHILARHEQGAAFIAQGISRVTGKAAVCFATSGPGATNLITALADAKLDSIPLVAITGQVPYNLIGTDAFQEVDTYGLSIPVTKHNFLIRSIEELFEVIPLAFEIAETGRPGPVLVDIPKNIQNELFEFQEFPKNHLDKKKEEYYFPSDTIKEAADLIDKATRPVLYMGGGIIHSDAHKEVLEFVRKGSIPTASTLMGLGVIPTNEPLYLGMLGMHGARYTNLVLHESDLVLAFGVRFDDRAVGNITKFCPNAKIIHIDIDQSEINKIRKADVSIIGNLKDVLPELTKAITKKTREDWLEQVEEIKKRHPFVLPKEKEHLHPLNIIQYIGKILHEDAIITTDVGQHQMWAAQVFPFKKPRTFLTSGGLGTMGFGLPAAIGAALAKQDNQVICFSGDGSILINIQELATLADLNLNVKIFILNNGHLGLVRQQQQMFFEENYMAAKFATNPDYALIAKGFGINSCNLSKEEDPIKALEKVINSSGPWLVDIPIKSDENVLPIVPVGKGNTEMVGGEADE; translated from the coding sequence ATGAAAATGATTGGGGCAGAAATTACCATAAAATTATTAGAGAATTGTGGCGTAAACACAATTATCGGTATGCCAGGAGGAGCCAACCTTCCTTTATATAACGCTTTATACAAGAGTAATATTAATCATATACTTGCAAGACATGAACAAGGCGCTGCTTTTATTGCCCAGGGGATATCTAGAGTTACTGGAAAAGCTGCAGTATGCTTTGCCACATCAGGTCCAGGGGCAACGAATTTAATAACAGCATTAGCAGATGCGAAATTAGATTCGATCCCTTTAGTAGCAATAACAGGGCAAGTGCCATACAATTTGATTGGAACAGACGCATTTCAAGAAGTAGATACTTATGGTCTCTCAATACCAGTGACAAAACATAATTTTTTGATCCGATCAATTGAAGAGTTATTTGAAGTCATACCATTAGCCTTTGAAATAGCTGAAACTGGTCGTCCAGGGCCAGTTCTTGTAGATATACCTAAGAACATTCAAAATGAATTGTTTGAGTTCCAGGAATTCCCCAAAAACCACTTAGATAAGAAAAAAGAAGAATATTACTTTCCTTCAGATACCATAAAAGAAGCTGCTGATTTAATTGATAAGGCTACGCGCCCTGTATTATATATGGGTGGTGGGATTATTCATTCAGATGCCCATAAAGAAGTATTAGAATTTGTTAGAAAAGGGTCTATACCAACAGCATCTACCTTAATGGGATTAGGTGTAATACCTACAAATGAACCTCTTTACTTGGGGATGTTAGGGATGCATGGTGCTCGCTATACCAACTTAGTTTTGCATGAATCGGATTTGGTTCTTGCTTTTGGGGTACGATTTGATGACAGAGCTGTAGGTAATATAACCAAATTTTGTCCAAATGCAAAAATCATTCATATTGACATAGATCAATCAGAAATTAATAAAATTAGAAAAGCAGATGTTTCAATTATAGGCAATTTAAAAGATGTATTACCTGAGCTAACGAAGGCAATCACTAAAAAAACCAGAGAAGATTGGCTTGAACAAGTTGAAGAAATTAAAAAAAGACATCCTTTTGTACTTCCTAAAGAAAAAGAGCATCTTCATCCTTTGAATATTATTCAGTACATCGGAAAGATTCTTCATGAGGATGCAATTATTACAACAGATGTAGGTCAACATCAAATGTGGGCAGCCCAAGTGTTCCCTTTCAAAAAACCACGAACATTTCTTACATCTGGAGGACTTGGTACAATGGGATTTGGACTCCCAGCAGCTATAGGTGCTGCACTGGCAAAACAAGATAATCAAGTCATATGTTTTAGTGGGGATGGATCTATTTTAATTAATATTCAAGAGTTAGCAACATTAGCGGATTTGAATTTAAATGTTAAGATCTTCATATTAAATAATGGTCATTTAGGATTGGTGAGACAACAACAACAAATGTTTTTCGAAGAAAACTACATGGCTGCAAAGTTTGCAACAAACCCTGATTATGCATTAATAGCAAAAGGATTTGGCATCAACTCTTGTAACTTATCAAAAGAAGAGGACCCAATAAAAGCATTAGAAAAAGTAATTAATAGTTCTGGGCCATGGCTAGTAGATATCCCTATCAAATCAGATGAAAATGTACTTCCAATAGTACCAGTTGGAAAAGGAAATACAGAGATGGTTGGAGGGGAAGCAGATGAATAA
- the ilvN gene encoding acetolactate synthase small subunit, giving the protein MNNYVVIGLLVKNHPGVMSHITGLFARRSFNVEGILCGRVEENEKKSHIYLLVKNDDFLEQIVKQLNKLYDVDEVKVYEDADYQIFKNLNRFFE; this is encoded by the coding sequence ATGAATAATTATGTTGTAATAGGTTTGTTGGTAAAAAACCATCCAGGTGTAATGTCTCATATTACTGGACTTTTTGCTAGAAGATCATTTAATGTTGAAGGGATTCTATGCGGAAGAGTAGAGGAAAATGAAAAGAAAAGTCATATTTATTTATTGGTAAAAAACGATGACTTTTTAGAGCAAATCGTAAAACAGTTAAATAAGCTTTATGATGTAGATGAAGTAAAAGTCTATGAAGATGCAGATTATCAAATATTTAAAAATCTAAATAGATTTTTTGAATAG
- a CDS encoding xanthine phosphoribosyltransferase — MKLLEERIIKDGRVEGTDILKVDSFLNHQIDVELFNEIGKEFKRLYADKGITKILTIEASGIGIACIAAQYFNVPVVFAKKTESRNLDQETYESEVYSFTKQKSYIIRVSKRYIQENDKILVIDDFLANGKAALGLKDIIDQAGATLEGIGIVIEKTFQKGGQLLRQDGIRVDSLARVKAMENGQVIFEN; from the coding sequence ATGAAATTATTAGAAGAACGCATAATAAAAGATGGCAGAGTTGAAGGTACAGATATATTAAAGGTGGACAGTTTTTTAAATCATCAAATAGATGTTGAACTCTTTAATGAAATTGGTAAAGAATTTAAAAGGTTGTACGCAGATAAGGGTATTACAAAAATTCTTACAATAGAAGCTTCAGGTATAGGCATTGCTTGTATAGCAGCTCAGTATTTTAATGTGCCAGTTGTATTTGCAAAAAAAACAGAATCTCGTAATTTAGATCAAGAAACATACGAAAGTGAAGTATACTCTTTTACAAAACAAAAAAGTTACATAATAAGAGTCTCTAAAAGATACATTCAAGAAAATGATAAAATACTTGTAATAGATGATTTTTTAGCCAATGGTAAAGCAGCTTTAGGATTAAAAGACATCATTGACCAAGCAGGTGCAACCCTTGAAGGCATTGGCATTGTTATTGAAAAAACATTTCAAAAAGGTGGTCAATTGTTACGTCAAGATGGCATAAGAGTTGATTCTCTTGCAAGAGTTAAAGCAATGGAAAATGGACAAGTAATCTTTGAAAACTAA
- a CDS encoding DEAD/DEAH box helicase, producing the protein MKKNSFQEYNLSDEILKSIDILNFKDPTKVQEEVIPTILEKKDIVVKSHTGSGKTAAFAIPICELIDWEENKPQGLVIAPTRELAEQIKEDVFNIGRFKRIKVNAIYGKSPFHIQEKALKQKTHVVVGTPGRIIDHIERGTIDLSQIKYLVIDEADKMLEMGFVEQLETIINHLSKERVTMLLSATMPKEIEVLCNNYLNNPIYTEVEDVNPSVDRIVQEVYEINQDEKLQRLKDIIIIENPDSCIVFCNMKIDVDEVHNGLKKGHYTCEKIHGGMEQQDRIRVMNDFRQGYFRYLIATDVAARGIDIDSISLVINYDIPRDKENYIHRIGRTGRINKEGKAITFVTEREKRYLNDIEAYMGKKLIKKEIPDSETVNEYMEAFEEKISKRPQVKELKGKALNKEITKIHINAGKKTKMRPVDIVGTISNIDGVTAEDIGIINIEDRSTFVEILNNKGELVYDALQDKPIKGRLRTVSKKIRR; encoded by the coding sequence ATGAAAAAAAACAGTTTTCAAGAGTATAATTTAAGTGATGAAATATTAAAATCCATTGATATATTAAATTTTAAAGACCCTACTAAAGTTCAAGAAGAAGTAATACCAACAATATTAGAGAAAAAGGATATTGTAGTCAAATCCCATACAGGAAGTGGCAAGACAGCAGCATTTGCCATTCCTATATGTGAATTAATAGACTGGGAAGAAAACAAACCACAAGGGTTAGTGATTGCCCCAACAAGAGAGTTGGCAGAACAGATCAAAGAAGATGTATTTAACATTGGTAGATTTAAGAGAATTAAGGTCAATGCCATTTATGGAAAATCACCTTTTCATATACAAGAAAAAGCCTTAAAGCAAAAAACACATGTTGTAGTAGGCACGCCAGGACGTATTATTGACCACATAGAAAGAGGCACCATTGATTTATCTCAGATAAAATATCTTGTAATAGATGAAGCAGATAAAATGCTTGAAATGGGTTTTGTTGAGCAGTTAGAGACCATTATTAATCATCTATCAAAAGAACGTGTTACAATGTTACTATCAGCCACAATGCCAAAGGAAATTGAGGTCTTATGTAATAATTACTTAAATAACCCAATTTATACAGAAGTAGAAGATGTGAATCCTTCTGTAGATAGAATTGTTCAAGAAGTATATGAAATAAATCAAGATGAAAAGCTTCAAAGGTTAAAAGACATTATCATCATAGAAAATCCAGACAGTTGTATTGTATTTTGTAATATGAAAATAGATGTAGATGAAGTTCATAATGGCTTAAAAAAAGGGCATTATACTTGTGAAAAAATACATGGTGGAATGGAGCAACAAGATCGAATAAGAGTTATGAATGACTTTAGACAAGGCTATTTTAGATATTTAATTGCTACAGATGTAGCAGCTAGAGGCATAGATATAGATAGTATTTCATTGGTCATTAACTATGATATACCGAGAGATAAAGAGAATTATATTCATAGAATAGGAAGAACAGGGCGTATAAATAAAGAAGGAAAAGCCATTACCTTTGTAACAGAAAGAGAAAAAAGATACTTAAATGATATAGAGGCCTACATGGGGAAAAAGCTTATTAAAAAAGAAATACCTGATAGTGAAACAGTGAATGAGTATATGGAGGCATTTGAAGAAAAGATCAGTAAAAGGCCACAAGTGAAAGAATTAAAAGGTAAAGCCTTAAACAAAGAAATTACCAAGATTCACATTAATGCAGGTAAGAAAACAAAAATGAGACCCGTTGATATCGTTGGAACCATTTCCAATATCGATGGTGTAACGGCTGAAGATATAGGGATAATTAATATAGAAGATCGATCAACTTTTGTAGAAATATTAAACAATAAAGGTGAATTGGTTTACGATGCCCTGCAAGACAAACCAATAAAAGGAAGACTTAGAACAGTAAGTAAAAAGATTAGGCGTTAG
- the leuD gene encoding 3-isopropylmalate dehydratase small subunit, which yields MNAFVKHTGLVAPLDRTNIDTDAIIPKQFLKRIERSGFGQFLFYEFRYDEAGNVIKDFMLNTDRYKDASVLLARANFGCGSSREHAPWALEDYGFRVIIAPSFADIFYNNCFNNGILPITLSSEQMDELFARAYDNEGYALEVDLEDLTVKDNLGLEFGFEVNEFYRHKLLNGLDNIGLTLVHEGKISEYEKKHQII from the coding sequence ATGAATGCTTTTGTTAAACATACAGGCCTTGTTGCTCCTTTAGATCGAACGAATATAGATACGGATGCAATAATTCCAAAACAGTTTTTAAAAAGAATTGAAAGAAGTGGTTTTGGACAATTCTTGTTTTATGAATTTAGATATGATGAAGCTGGTAATGTTATTAAGGATTTTATGCTTAATACAGATCGTTATAAGGATGCTTCTGTTTTACTAGCTAGAGCAAATTTTGGTTGTGGTTCTTCTAGAGAGCATGCCCCTTGGGCATTAGAGGACTATGGTTTTAGAGTGATTATTGCACCTAGTTTTGCAGATATTTTTTATAATAATTGTTTTAATAATGGGATTCTTCCTATTACCCTTTCTAGTGAGCAAATGGATGAGTTGTTTGCTAGGGCTTATGATAATGAAGGGTATGCCTTAGAGGTTGATCTTGAGGATTTGACTGTTAAGGATAATCTTGGGTTGGAATTTGGGTTTGAGGTTAATGAATTTTATAGACATAAGCTTTTGAATGGGTTGGATAATATTGGGCTTACGTTGGTTCATGAGGGTAAGATTAGTGAATATGAGAAGAAACATCAGATTATTTAA
- a CDS encoding YwbE family protein — MDGTKRSNINIGDKVMVVQKQDQSSGKLTEGVVMKILTNSPNHHHGIKVMLENGIVGRVKEIPPK, encoded by the coding sequence ATGGATGGCACAAAAAGAAGTAACATAAATATTGGTGATAAAGTAATGGTTGTACAAAAACAAGATCAAAGTAGTGGTAAGCTAACAGAAGGTGTGGTTATGAAAATACTTACAAACTCACCAAATCACCACCATGGCATCAAAGTTATGTTAGAAAATGGAATCGTTGGTAGGGTAAAAGAAATACCACCTAAGTAA
- the leuC gene encoding 3-isopropylmalate dehydratase large subunit encodes MAGKTLYEKIWDKHLVHSEGEGQSIIYIDLHLLHEVTSPQAFEGLRLANRQVRRPELSFATMDHNVPTKDRYNVTDPISKQQMDTLSQNCKDFGITLFDLNSENQGIVHVIGPELGLTLPGKTIVCGDSHTATHGAFGALAFGIGTSEVEHVLATQCLPQRKSKTMNVAVKGSLGYGVTAKDIILGIISQYGTDFATGYVIEFTGETIKNLTMEERMTICNMAIEAGARAGLIAPDETTFNYLKGREHAPKGAYFDAAVKDWSQLYTDKDAVYDTTLDFDLNTLEPQVTWGTSPGMGSGINGFVPSPEDFLDKDDRNSCEKALEYMGLTPKTPMKEINIDYVFIGSCTNGRIQDLRAAAAVAKGRTIATNVTAIVVPGSQKVKLQAEAEGLHKIFEEAGFEWRESGCSMCLAMNPDILQPGQRCASTSNRNFEGRQGRGGRTHLVSPAMAAAAAIAGHFVDVRNLDDLDSKQ; translated from the coding sequence ATGGCAGGTAAAACGCTATATGAAAAAATTTGGGATAAACATTTGGTTCATTCTGAGGGTGAAGGCCAAAGCATTATCTACATCGATCTTCATTTATTACATGAAGTAACTTCTCCCCAAGCTTTCGAAGGTTTAAGATTAGCCAATCGACAAGTTCGAAGACCAGAGTTGTCTTTTGCTACAATGGACCATAATGTACCTACAAAAGATAGATATAATGTAACAGATCCTATTTCTAAGCAACAAATGGATACTTTATCACAAAACTGTAAAGACTTTGGCATTACTTTATTTGATCTAAATAGTGAAAATCAAGGTATTGTACATGTTATTGGTCCAGAATTAGGTTTAACTTTACCAGGAAAGACCATTGTATGTGGCGATAGTCATACAGCTACTCACGGTGCTTTTGGTGCATTAGCTTTTGGTATCGGTACTAGTGAAGTAGAACATGTTTTAGCAACTCAATGTCTTCCACAAAGAAAATCTAAAACAATGAATGTTGCTGTTAAAGGTTCTTTGGGATACGGTGTTACCGCTAAAGATATTATTCTTGGGATAATCAGTCAATATGGTACTGATTTTGCAACTGGATATGTTATTGAATTTACTGGTGAAACCATAAAGAATTTAACAATGGAAGAAAGAATGACTATTTGTAATATGGCTATTGAAGCTGGTGCAAGAGCTGGTTTAATAGCGCCAGATGAAACAACATTTAATTACTTAAAAGGTAGGGAACATGCCCCTAAAGGCGCATATTTTGATGCAGCTGTTAAAGATTGGAGTCAGCTTTATACAGATAAAGATGCTGTTTATGATACCACTTTAGACTTTGATTTAAATACACTTGAGCCTCAAGTAACTTGGGGCACTAGCCCAGGAATGGGATCTGGCATTAATGGTTTCGTTCCTTCTCCAGAAGATTTTCTAGATAAAGATGATCGAAATTCTTGTGAAAAAGCTTTAGAATATATGGGGCTTACTCCAAAAACACCAATGAAAGAGATTAACATCGATTATGTGTTTATTGGTTCTTGTACAAATGGAAGAATTCAAGATTTACGAGCTGCTGCTGCAGTTGCTAAAGGGAGAACTATTGCTACTAATGTAACTGCAATTGTAGTACCTGGTTCACAAAAAGTAAAACTACAAGCTGAAGCTGAAGGTCTTCATAAGATTTTTGAAGAAGCAGGTTTTGAGTGGAGAGAATCTGGATGTAGTATGTGTCTTGCAATGAATCCAGATATCCTACAACCTGGTCAAAGATGTGCTTCAACTTCGAATAGAAATTTTGAAGGGCGTCAAGGACGTGGTGGTAGAACACATCTTGTTTCTCCTGCTATGGCTGCTGCCGCTGCAATTGCTGGTCATTTTGTAGATGTAAGAAATCTTGATGATTTAGATAGTAAACAATAA
- a CDS encoding DUF2294 domain-containing protein produces MTKGQAEAKISEAISKFEIEFMGRGPKQIKTLIIQDLIIIRLQGFLSQSEHKLAESNQGVELIKKMRVTLFESARDYLESIIKEIIDMNIVSVHSDISTKTGEKIIVLTMEEHLENKF; encoded by the coding sequence ATGACTAAGGGTCAAGCTGAAGCTAAAATTAGCGAAGCAATAAGTAAATTTGAAATTGAATTTATGGGTAGAGGACCCAAGCAAATAAAAACACTCATTATACAAGATTTAATTATTATTAGACTCCAGGGTTTCCTAAGTCAATCGGAACATAAATTGGCAGAGAGCAATCAAGGTGTAGAATTAATTAAAAAAATGAGAGTAACTCTTTTTGAAAGTGCAAGAGATTATTTAGAATCCATCATTAAAGAAATAATAGATATGAATATTGTAAGTGTGCATTCAGATATAAGCACAAAAACAGGTGAGAAAATAATCGTATTAACCATGGAAGAGCATCTAGAAAATAAATTCTAA